The Candidatus Defluviibacterium haderslevense DNA window TTGAAAAAAACCACCTCCAAAAACCCACATCACCAAAGGCCTTTTAACTTCAGGTGATCCAACTGGATAATATATATCGACGAATAATGAATCGTCAAGTAAACGATAATCTTTGTCAGAACCTAAATAAATATTTTTGGTTGCTTTGAAACCATATTTAGGAATGGTATAATCGCAATTTTGACCTTGTAAGACCGTCAAAGTCAACACTAAAATATAGGTAAATAAGACTTTCATATTATTTTTTGCCAAAAGTACAACAATTAATACAGGGGATGAAGTGGTTTATTGCCTAAAATTGCTTCAATTTTTTCATTTACTTCAGCAGTCAATAATGGTAATATTTCTAAAGCTTTAAAATTCTCTTCCAATTGTTCGATTTTGGATGCTCCTAAAATAGCTGTACTTACATTAAGATTTTGAATACACCAAGCTAATGCCAGATTGGCTAAGCTTACTCCAAGTTCTTTTGAAAATTTTGATAAATTTCTAACTACAGTTAGATTTTCTTCAGTAACCGTACGATCCTTTAACCATTCCAAACCTTCAATATTCATCCTAGTGTCGGTTGGAATGGAATTCGCGTATTTGTCAGTAAGTAGTCCCGATGCCAAGGGTGACCAAATCGTAGTGCCTAAGCCAACCGTTTTATAAATTTGTTTGAACTCAACCTCCACTTTAGTTCTGTGTAACATATTATATTGTGGTTGTTCCATAGTTGGACCAATGAGTCTAAGATCTTTGGCAACCATATGTGCTTCCATAATTTCCTGAGCCGACCATTCTGATGTTCCCCAATATAAAATTTTGCCCTGTTGAATCAATTGGTTCATAGCCCATACTGTTTCTTCAATTGGAGTATGCTTATCTGGCCTATGACAAAAAAACAAATCGAGATAATCCATTTGAAATCTCTTCAAAGCATCATGGCATGCTTCAAAAATATGCTTCCGGCTCAATCCTGTTTGATTGGGCTTATTTCTGCCATCTCCAAAGAACACTTTACTTGAAACCATATAACTGGTGCGATCCCATGCTAATTTTTTAAGTATGGATCCCATGACTATTTCAGATTGTCCTTTTGAATAAATTTCCGCATTGTCAAAAAAATTCACCCCGTGTTCATATGCACAAACCATTAAATCTTCAGCAATATGATCATCAATTTGTTTTGCAAAAGTCAACCATGAACCAAAAGATAAAAGACTAACTTGAACTCCAGATTTTCCTAAATATCTATATATCATAAACAATTTATTTTTAAAATTATATTCACATTTGAAGGCATAGCAATGGAACAAAAAACATGAGAGTACGTTCAAAATCGAAAAACAATTAAATCAAGTATATTAATTCAGGTATTGGTTTCAATAGAAAACAAACCAAGATTAAATAAAAGAGGCCATCTAGATAGATGACCTCTTAAATTAATTATTTTAATTCAATTTTAATCCCTAAGAATTAATGATTCAGAAACAAATTTGTTGTTTAAAACAATTTGAGCTCTGTAATAACCACCATGTAATTGATTACGTGGCATGGTAAATTGGGAACTATTGATATCTGTATGTGCCTTAACCAATCGTCCTTGTAAATCATAGATATAAATGGACTGGATAGGTGAATCAGTATTGGTTGTAAAATTAACATAACTAGAAGCTGGATTAGGCATCATTCTAAGTCCAACATCCGTTTTATTTACCTCTTTAGTATTTGTAAATGTGCATCCTAAATTTAATGCCGCACATGCACGAGGTAAAGCTAATGAATAAATTGTATCTAAATAGGCTCTACCTTTTGCAGCAGACATATCAGGATTCGTTTTTAATCCACTTAAGTGTAAACTATCTGCATTGAAATTAGTACCCCGAGCTTGATTCACGAATGCAACGACCGCAGTAAGGGTATTCAAATCCCACCATTCCCATGGAGATCCTTGTGGTGTTACATTACCATTATAGACCAACGGAATATCAAATCCATAAAAATTGTTAGTGCCTTGAGTAATTGTTTGTTGGGTTAAAGGCAAGGTTACTATTTTACTTTTTTGAGCATTGATCAATACTTGAATTGGATCATGAAGTGGATCCACATTTTCTAAAATTTTATTACTACCCTTCTCATTGGCAAGTTCTATTGCTTTACGAGTACCAGTCGCATAAATAACAAACTGATTGGTCGTAGGAACAATAACTGCACCATGGTAATACGGAGCGAAAAAATCATTTTGGCAATGAACACCTACATAAGCTGGTTCAATAGCTTCACCATCCATCCAAGTAGAATCACCAAGTGCTCCGCCTAAGTTCACACTCAATTGAAAATTGGAAGAATATGTTGGATAATTAGGTACACTAATGGCAGCTTGAGATGTACCCCAAATATTTCCCAATAATGTACTATCAATATAAGGAAGTAAAGTGGTTGTATTGTAAAACTGTGGCAACGTAACTTCTGAAAAATCATTTAAGCTACCGGCACCCATTGCTAAATAACCACCACTTCCAATTCCCCAAACACAAATTTTAGATGGATCCACACCATACGGATTACTATCCTCAGCTACCGTTTTTTTGAAAAACCGGATGCAAGTTCTTGTATCTTGAATGGCCCTATAAGCTGCTTGCAAAAGTGAACTAGTCCTAACATTTTGATCAGGAGAAGTTGGCAACCATCCTTGTCTATAGGTATATGCCCCTACAACAAATCCTCTAGATGTTAAATAAGCCGCTGTAGCGGTAACTGTTGAATCATTGCGTGACCCTGTGACTTGTCCATTATACAATGGGGGTAAAAAACTACCAGTATGAGCAATTAATACTAAAGGCCGATCTGTTTTTGTATCTCCTGCAGGAGTATAAATATCAACCTTGAGGTCTTCTAATGCAGGTGCACCAGTAATAATTCCAATATTTTTTCCATAGACGATATCTGGAGTACGAACGACACCAAACATGGCATCAAAATATCGATTTTGTCCCATCAAAAAAGAGACCGTAAAACACAAAAAGAAAGGTAAAATGTAACGTTTTTTCATATTTATAATTTTATTAAAATGACTAAATAAATTTAACTACTTTTTTTGAGTTCATACAACAAACTAAAATAAGCCAAGCGACCAATTTTTGGTCCACCATAAGTTTGATATGATTTTTGATTGAGTACATTGGATGCACCAAGTTTGAATGTAGTATTTAATTTTTTACTAAACCAATTGACTTGTGCGTCGGTCATATTGTAACTGGGAATAATTCCTGTAAACTGAGGAGAACCTTCAAACACAAATGAATCAATCCATTTATAATTAATGTTAAATCCCAAATTTTTTATTCCAAAAAATTCAAAATCCCGACCACTAATTCCAATATTGAATTTATGCTCAGGCGTGTTGAAAGCAGGAATAATAGGATCACTGGTATTTGTATTTAAAACATTCCAGGAATAATTTCCTTTGAGTACATATTTCGTTTTGAAAAAATAATTCAACCCGATCGAAAATCCCTGAGTTGTTACCTGATCCTGTGCATTTGAACTAACACGATAAGCCTGAACGGAAGTAGGTAATGCTGAACCCTGAGGTATAAACGCGTTGATACCAATCTGATATCCTATAAAATCTTTGTAGCGACTAAAATAATAACCCAGATCTGCAAATAATACATTAAACAAAGTAGTCCTGTAACCTATCTCAATGGTTTTTACTTGTTCCGGGCGGATAGGTGCTATATTAAAATATTCTAAAGTATCTTTTAATCCTGTGTTTAGAAAATCGACGAAAGAATTCAAAGTAATTAAATTATCATAACCGCTAATATTACCAAGTAAAATGGCTCGTCCGACATTGTAATGCAAATATTGATCTGTTAAAGTTGGGTTACGAATTGCAGATGAAAAAGAAACCCTTAAATAATCCTTTTTATTGGGCTGATATACTATAGAAGCAGCAGGTGAAACTAAATAATTAAAATTCTCATGTTTATCTAAACGGGCAGTAACATTTAAGCGCATTTTGTTTTGCCATACGCCTAAACTAGGCCCAACATAAACACCCCATTCATAAGTATTAATACTGGTATTCCCAGTGTCTAACAGAATGGATCCTTTGGAATTTGGAATATAATTTCTTCCACTTGCACCAACTGTTATATCAAAGTCTGTTATTCTATCACCAGAATAGAGATCGCTAAAAATATATTCACCTTGTGCATGAATTAATGCAGATCTATCATAAAATCGGGTACCATCTTCTGAATATGCTATTCTAGATGTAATGTCATTAAATTGAGTTTTGAAAGCATCACTACCTGGTTCTAAGAAATCATTAGTACCTAATCTATTATTTCCAATATTTGCCTGATTTTGAGCTAAAATATGCCAGGCTGTCAAAGAATCATGTAAATTGGTAAGAAATGAATTTAATGCAAGCTTAAAATCATTGGGCCTCCCTATATAATCAAAAATTTTGGGATAACCTTCTTTAACAACAATTTTAGGTACTATATTTAGTGTCCAATAATTACTATAAGCAGTAACCCAATTAAAATTATTACTTGCACTTTGTTGCAGTTTAATTGCTGTAAAATATGGATCGAATGAATCTCCCGAATTTTCATGGGTCCCATAAAGTCTAAAAAAGTATTTATCCTTTTTAAGGACTTCTATTCGATGTTGGTAAAATTTAATATTCTTTAAACTATATCTGTTATCACCTTGATAAACAGTAGACCCACCACCAAAACCAGATGACAAAATAAGTTCAGGAGAATCATATATTTTGCGAGGATTTAATCTCCAATGTAAGGCTAAACAGGCTTTAATGTTATAAGAATTATAATCCACTAAATCTTTCTCCTGATATCCTTTTCTATGGAACACACCCAATCCAGGATACGTCGTTAACGCATTTCTATAATCAAAATCTGTTTGGTATTCGTCTCCATATACATTAACTGCATCATATCCTCCCGGATTAGTAATTGGTGAAAAAGAATTATATACAGCCTCATGATTATCCGCTTGCCAGTCATCGGCTCGCATAAAACTCATGTTCAATTTGTATGCAAAAAAGTCCTGATTCTTTTTATTTTTAAAAACATCCGCATGCCTCAAGGCATAATCTATTAACCTCCGTTCACCAACTTTTAATGAAACACTCTGACCTACATGAATGAATGGATTCTTAGTCTCCATGCTAATGACCCCATTAAATGCATTGGGACCATAAAAAGCTGAACTGGCACCAACTATAAGGTCCACTTTTTTAACATCTAATTCAGAACAACCTAAAAAATTACCTAACGAAAAATTTAATCCCGGAGATTGGTTATCCACCCCATCAATAATTTGAAGAGAACGAACCGGACTTGTACTATTAAACCCGCGGGTATTAATTACTGTAAATCCTAAACTAGCTGTTGTAAGGTCTACATCTTTTAATGATCCAAGCCCATCATAAAAATTAGCTGAAGGCGTTTCTTTGATAGCAATGAGATCCATAGATTCAACCGTTAAAGGGGATGATTTTTGTTTATCAGAAATTCGTTGGCCAGTAACTTCAACTACTTCTATTTGTATGGATTCCTCTTCCAATACATAATCCACCGATTTATTGGGGGTTGAATAACTCACTATTTTTGTTCCATATCCACTGTATCGAAATTCCAGATCCAAAGGCAAAACCTGGGTTGTTTTAAAGATAAATGCACCTTCATAATCTGTTATAGTGCCCACATTGGTTCCTTTAATAATTACTGTGGCGCCAATTAATGGATCCCCCGTTTTAGCATCTTTTAGCACCCCTTTAACATTAACTTGAGCACTAATGATTTCCAACCCATTGATTAACACCAAAATAAATATAATAGACTTACACAATGTATTGTAATTCATCTTCGTTTTGTTTGACTCTAATTGAAAAAATCTTTGGATTTTAATGCAATATAAAGGTTCTCTAAGAATTCATAATAAAAATTATTTGAATTCTTAATGATTTGGCAATAGCCCTTTTTTGGTTTTAAAAAGAAAACATACACATAAAATTTGGGGATGACTTTATCTTCGACTGTTTCTTAAATGAATGTAAAGTCCTAATTTATACAATTGAAATAAAAATAATCGTGGATGACTCGAGCACAATTGTTTTGATATTTGAATTTGCATATTATTCAAAATAGAACCAACAAATTGATGGCATCCCCATTTTTTCAGAATCCCATATAGTTTTTCAATTCCGGTATCTAATACAATTCCTTTGACATTTAATTCAACCAGATTCTCAATAGCCCATTTTGTTTTCGATAAAAATACTGAATTCTTTTCAAGTCCTTGATGTATAATTGGATTATCTATATGTAACATTTTTATGTTATGCTTCGACAATTGATTTGCCCATAATGTATCTTCAAATCCATATGTGACAATAGATTCATCAAATGGTAATTGCAGCATTATATTTCTTGGAACCAAAAAATTATTGGAATGAAAATTCACATAAGGAACTTTATTTCTATCTAATGCAGATTTTGATTCTTTATACGTTCCATAGGTCCAGTGTAATTCACAATCAGCGACTTTCAATTGAGGATAAATTCTTCCTCCAGACACTACCGTATCCTTTAACAAATAAGGCAAATAATTCAATATAAAATCCTCATCTAATAACTTGCCATCACAATCTAAAAAAAGAAGAAAATCGAATTTTGATGCTCTCGCTAAGAAGTTGCGAATTGCTGATCGACCAATATTTTTTGGCAGTACGATATATTGAACACCTTCCATGTGATTCAATGGATCATTTTGTATTAAATATTGAACATTAGAACCATCATCTACAAAAATAATTTCAAAGCTAACATTGGCTTTATGACATGACACCAATAGATCCTTTGCTAAATCTATTACTTCATAATTATAGATGGGAATTAGTATCGAAATCATGATCAAATGTATTTTAATTTTTTCGAAACCAGCCATAATAATAATTCCAAGCTTAAATTTTTGTATAATTCAAAATCAACAAACAAAACGATCTTGATTTAATTATCATTCAACATAAACCCTTATAATTTTTATGTTTAACAAAAGACTGAGCCATTGAATCTTTGTCTTCCCTTTGAAATGTTATAAAAGGCAACCTTCGGTCCAAAATTGTGTTATATCTTCGTCTACTCAATCCAAAAAATGACTGCAATTACTCACTTGTCGGAAATCATAAATCAAGAAAAAGATCCCATACTGGTTCAAATTGCTGAAAAAGTGAATCAACAAAAACGAATTTCAAATGCAGAAGGTCTCTATTTGTTCCAACATGCTTCATTATCCTATCTCGGTATTTTAGCCAACTATATTAAAGAGCAAAAACACGGTAAAAAGGTCTATTTTAATCGTAATTTTCACATTGAGCCAACTAATATCTGCATATATAGTTGTAGCTTTTGTTCCTATTCCAGACTTATTAAAAATAAGGCTGATGGTTGGGAATATACCCATGATGAAATCATGAATATCATAAAATCATATGATGATAAGCCAGTTACTGAAGTGCATATAGTAGGAGGAGTGATGCCTCAATATGACTTAAACTTTTACATTTCACTTTTCAAAGCTATAAAACAGCATAGACCAGAGCTTCATTTGAAGGCCTTAACCCCGGTAGAGTTTCATTATATTTTTAAAAAAGCTAAAGTCAGCTATGAAGAAGGAATGAAGCTGATATTAGAATCCGGAGTTGATTCTCTACCAGGTGGTGGCGCTGAAATATTTGACAAAGACATCAGAGATCAAATAGCAGGTGGAAAATGCAGTACGGAGGAATGGTTAAGCATTCATGAAATTTGGCATTCTTTAGAAAAACGTTCCAATGCGACTATGTTATATGGCCACATAGAGACCTTTGAGCACCGGATCCAACATTTGGATTTATTGCGTCAATTACAAGATAAAACTCAAGGATTTCAAACCTTTATTCCTTTGAAATTTAGAAATAAGGACAATGAAATGTCCCATTTAGCAGAAGTTAGTGTCATTGAAGATTTAAGAAACTACGCTATTTCCCGAATATATTTAGATAATTTTGATCATATCAAAGCTTATTGGCCCATGTTAGGTCGAAATCAAGCACAGTTGGCGCTCAATTTCGGGGTAGATGATATGGATGGCACCATAGACGATACCACAAAAATCTATTCAATGGCGGGGTCAGAAGAGCAATCACCCAGTTTAAATACGCTTCAAATAGTTAATCTCATTCGTGAGGTTAATAAAACTCCTATAGAGCGCGATTCTTTATATAATACTTTGAACGATTATACCAACTACACAGAAGAAAACGAAATCAAATATTCTTATTATCAATTACCAATGGCCTAATGACGAAATTTAAGGAACTCTTTATCCTTCGCCATGGAGAAACCAATCAGAATCTCAATGGCATCGTGCAAGGTAGTGGAATTGACTCCGATTTAAATCATTCAGGTTTCGCTCAGGGTGCTGCTTTTTTTGAAAAATATAAACACCATGAATTTGATTTAATCATTGCATCGCAATTAAAAAGATCTTATCAAACCATTAGAAAATTTGAATCAGAGGAAAAAAAAATAATTTTTGATCATCGTATCAATGAAATATGTTGGGGAGAACATGAAGGCAAACAAAGCGAACCTGAACTATTAGAAAAATATTATCGAATTATCAATTCCTGGAAATCCGAAGATTATCACGCTAAAGCTGTAGAAGGTGAAAGCGCGGCAGAATTAATGAGTCGCCTTTTATTGTTCAAATCAGACCTTGAACAAAGAACATTTAATAAAGCTTTAGTATGCACACACGGCAGAACTTTAAGAGCTTTTATATGTCTGTTGAAAAACTGGCCCTTAGCTAAGATGGAGGATGTTTTACACAATAATACAGGATTATATCATTGCGTATACAGAGATCAACAATGGCATATTCATCAGGAAAACGATTTATCACATCTAGCATTATAAGTTATAAATGGTGAAGATTATTGCAGTAGAATATCTAAATACCTTACCGTTTATTCATGGATTAAGGGAAAGCGCTCTTTGGAATCAGATTCAATTAATTACCGGAACTCCACAGGAATGCGCACAAGCTTTAATGAATGAAACGGTTGATATTGCACTCCTTCCCATTGGTGCTATTAGTCAATTCAAGAATCTGTCTTTAATTTCAGATTACTGCATCGGTTGTGATGGACCTGTACGTACTGTGGCTATATATTCTAATAAGGAATTCCGTGAAATAAAATCCATAAAAGAAGATGCATCATCACGAACTTCTAACTTACTGTTATCAACACTTAATCGTATTTTTTGGAAAGAGCAAGCAATAGAAATCATTCCTGCATCAGAATCTTCTATTGAGGCAGATGCCTATTTGATTATTGGCGATCAATCTTTTGTTGCAGAGACTCAATTTAAGCATCAATATGATTTAGGAGAGATTTGGAAAAACTTAACAGGACGTCCATTTACATTTGCTGTGTGGGCCAGTAGATATAAAATAAACAGTGAATTAGAAGAGCGAATCAATCATATCTTCAAATTAAGTATTGAACACATTGAATCATTTATTAAAACTTTGGATTTAAAACAATTTCCACCCAAGTTGGATGCTTATTTTTCAGAACATATATCCTACCATTTTGATCAGGCAAAAAAAGATTCGTTACATTATTTTTGTGAGTTGAATCAAGTGGATCTTTCTTCCATTATAGGGAAGAGTGAGTTGTAATCGAAGCAGGACTAAATTCAGGAGTAAAATTACAAATACATTTTTCATAATATATAGTAATCATAAATTCAAACAAATACAATTTATAAATTTAATTTATTTGTATATTATTGATATACAAAATAATAGATAAAATACAATGTCCAATAAATTTTTTAAACAGAAGCACCCTGAATTTGAAAAAAAATTAGACTTTTGCAGTCCTTAAAAATAGACTTTATTAGTCTATCTTTAGATTTCCAAAATTTAACAGATTAACCTGATGATGAACCAAGACCATGTATCTATATGGAATCGCATACTAGAATTGGTTCAACAATCCGTAGAACAAAAGCATTACAACACTTGGTTTATTCCGATCAGGCCTATACAATTAG harbors:
- a CDS encoding aldo/keto reductase translates to MIYRYLGKSGVQVSLLSFGSWLTFAKQIDDHIAEDLMVCAYEHGVNFFDNAEIYSKGQSEIVMGSILKKLAWDRTSYMVSSKVFFGDGRNKPNQTGLSRKHIFEACHDALKRFQMDYLDLFFCHRPDKHTPIEETVWAMNQLIQQGKILYWGTSEWSAQEIMEAHMVAKDLRLIGPTMEQPQYNMLHRTKVEVEFKQIYKTVGLGTTIWSPLASGLLTDKYANSIPTDTRMNIEGLEWLKDRTVTEENLTVVRNLSKFSKELGVSLANLALAWCIQNLNVSTAILGASKIEQLEENFKALEILPLLTAEVNEKIEAILGNKPLHPLY
- a CDS encoding T9SS type A sorting domain-containing protein; the encoded protein is MKKRYILPFFLCFTVSFLMGQNRYFDAMFGVVRTPDIVYGKNIGIITGAPALEDLKVDIYTPAGDTKTDRPLVLIAHTGSFLPPLYNGQVTGSRNDSTVTATAAYLTSRGFVVGAYTYRQGWLPTSPDQNVRTSSLLQAAYRAIQDTRTCIRFFKKTVAEDSNPYGVDPSKICVWGIGSGGYLAMGAGSLNDFSEVTLPQFYNTTTLLPYIDSTLLGNIWGTSQAAISVPNYPTYSSNFQLSVNLGGALGDSTWMDGEAIEPAYVGVHCQNDFFAPYYHGAVIVPTTNQFVIYATGTRKAIELANEKGSNKILENVDPLHDPIQVLINAQKSKIVTLPLTQQTITQGTNNFYGFDIPLVYNGNVTPQGSPWEWWDLNTLTAVVAFVNQARGTNFNADSLHLSGLKTNPDMSAAKGRAYLDTIYSLALPRACAALNLGCTFTNTKEVNKTDVGLRMMPNPASSYVNFTTNTDSPIQSIYIYDLQGRLVKAHTDINSSQFTMPRNQLHGGYYRAQIVLNNKFVSESLILRD
- a CDS encoding TonB-dependent receptor, which produces MNYNTLCKSIIFILVLINGLEIISAQVNVKGVLKDAKTGDPLIGATVIIKGTNVGTITDYEGAFIFKTTQVLPLDLEFRYSGYGTKIVSYSTPNKSVDYVLEEESIQIEVVEVTGQRISDKQKSSPLTVESMDLIAIKETPSANFYDGLGSLKDVDLTTASLGFTVINTRGFNSTSPVRSLQIIDGVDNQSPGLNFSLGNFLGCSELDVKKVDLIVGASSAFYGPNAFNGVISMETKNPFIHVGQSVSLKVGERRLIDYALRHADVFKNKKNQDFFAYKLNMSFMRADDWQADNHEAVYNSFSPITNPGGYDAVNVYGDEYQTDFDYRNALTTYPGLGVFHRKGYQEKDLVDYNSYNIKACLALHWRLNPRKIYDSPELILSSGFGGGSTVYQGDNRYSLKNIKFYQHRIEVLKKDKYFFRLYGTHENSGDSFDPYFTAIKLQQSASNNFNWVTAYSNYWTLNIVPKIVVKEGYPKIFDYIGRPNDFKLALNSFLTNLHDSLTAWHILAQNQANIGNNRLGTNDFLEPGSDAFKTQFNDITSRIAYSEDGTRFYDRSALIHAQGEYIFSDLYSGDRITDFDITVGASGRNYIPNSKGSILLDTGNTSINTYEWGVYVGPSLGVWQNKMRLNVTARLDKHENFNYLVSPAASIVYQPNKKDYLRVSFSSAIRNPTLTDQYLHYNVGRAILLGNISGYDNLITLNSFVDFLNTGLKDTLEYFNIAPIRPEQVKTIEIGYRTTLFNVLFADLGYYFSRYKDFIGYQIGINAFIPQGSALPTSVQAYRVSSNAQDQVTTQGFSIGLNYFFKTKYVLKGNYSWNVLNTNTSDPIIPAFNTPEHKFNIGISGRDFEFFGIKNLGFNINYKWIDSFVFEGSPQFTGIIPSYNMTDAQVNWFSKKLNTTFKLGASNVLNQKSYQTYGGPKIGRLAYFSLLYELKKSS
- a CDS encoding glycosyltransferase, with protein sequence MISILIPIYNYEVIDLAKDLLVSCHKANVSFEIIFVDDGSNVQYLIQNDPLNHMEGVQYIVLPKNIGRSAIRNFLARASKFDFLLFLDCDGKLLDEDFILNYLPYLLKDTVVSGGRIYPQLKVADCELHWTYGTYKESKSALDRNKVPYVNFHSNNFLVPRNIMLQLPFDESIVTYGFEDTLWANQLSKHNIKMLHIDNPIIHQGLEKNSVFLSKTKWAIENLVELNVKGIVLDTGIEKLYGILKKWGCHQFVGSILNNMQIQISKQLCSSHPRLFLFQLYKLGLYIHLRNSRR
- a CDS encoding CofH family radical SAM protein is translated as MTAITHLSEIINQEKDPILVQIAEKVNQQKRISNAEGLYLFQHASLSYLGILANYIKEQKHGKKVYFNRNFHIEPTNICIYSCSFCSYSRLIKNKADGWEYTHDEIMNIIKSYDDKPVTEVHIVGGVMPQYDLNFYISLFKAIKQHRPELHLKALTPVEFHYIFKKAKVSYEEGMKLILESGVDSLPGGGAEIFDKDIRDQIAGGKCSTEEWLSIHEIWHSLEKRSNATMLYGHIETFEHRIQHLDLLRQLQDKTQGFQTFIPLKFRNKDNEMSHLAEVSVIEDLRNYAISRIYLDNFDHIKAYWPMLGRNQAQLALNFGVDDMDGTIDDTTKIYSMAGSEEQSPSLNTLQIVNLIREVNKTPIERDSLYNTLNDYTNYTEENEIKYSYYQLPMA
- a CDS encoding histidine phosphatase family protein; protein product: MTKFKELFILRHGETNQNLNGIVQGSGIDSDLNHSGFAQGAAFFEKYKHHEFDLIIASQLKRSYQTIRKFESEEKKIIFDHRINEICWGEHEGKQSEPELLEKYYRIINSWKSEDYHAKAVEGESAAELMSRLLLFKSDLEQRTFNKALVCTHGRTLRAFICLLKNWPLAKMEDVLHNNTGLYHCVYRDQQWHIHQENDLSHLAL
- a CDS encoding menaquinone biosynthesis protein, whose product is MVKIIAVEYLNTLPFIHGLRESALWNQIQLITGTPQECAQALMNETVDIALLPIGAISQFKNLSLISDYCIGCDGPVRTVAIYSNKEFREIKSIKEDASSRTSNLLLSTLNRIFWKEQAIEIIPASESSIEADAYLIIGDQSFVAETQFKHQYDLGEIWKNLTGRPFTFAVWASRYKINSELEERINHIFKLSIEHIESFIKTLDLKQFPPKLDAYFSEHISYHFDQAKKDSLHYFCELNQVDLSSIIGKSEL